The following coding sequences are from one Streptomyces sp. V3I7 window:
- a CDS encoding ABC transporter substrate-binding protein, with amino-acid sequence MRWIRAAGRGLLVLAVVLTGYVASGARADEAAGGGRGPLTLATAGDLTGYLGPLLDGWNRTHPGERVTLVELPDSADETHAQMTTDLRGGDRGRFDVLNIDVNWTSEFAAAGWIRPLPPGRFPLKSFLPPVVDTATYDGRLYAVPYVTNAGLLLYRKDVLAAEGVPAPRTWAELAHDARTIAPRHGLDGYAGQFLPYEGLTVNAAEAVYSAGGSILGDEGARVTVNSAAAREGIGFLARGVREGWIPKRALTYKEEESRRAFQDGRLLFLRNWPYAYVAASAPGSKVAGKVGAVPLPGPDGPGTSVLGGSSLAVTTHARHPDSAARLIAYLTGERVQREVLTRGALPPVRASLYDDPSLVRKFPYLPTLRQSVLSAVPRPKSPHYDQVSLVVQAVVHDALTGRQTPGSAVRRLARELAAVSHR; translated from the coding sequence ATGCGGTGGATCCGTGCCGCCGGTAGGGGCCTTCTCGTCCTGGCCGTGGTTCTGACCGGGTACGTCGCCTCGGGCGCCCGGGCCGACGAGGCGGCCGGGGGCGGCCGCGGGCCGCTCACCCTGGCCACCGCCGGGGATCTCACCGGCTACCTCGGCCCGTTGCTCGACGGCTGGAACCGCACCCACCCCGGCGAGCGGGTCACCCTCGTCGAACTGCCGGACTCCGCCGACGAGACACACGCGCAGATGACGACCGACCTGCGCGGCGGCGACCGCGGCCGGTTCGACGTCCTCAACATCGACGTCAACTGGACCTCGGAGTTCGCGGCGGCCGGCTGGATCCGCCCGCTGCCGCCCGGACGCTTCCCGCTGAAGTCCTTCCTGCCGCCGGTCGTCGACACGGCCACCTACGACGGCCGGCTCTACGCTGTGCCGTACGTCACCAACGCCGGTCTGCTGCTGTACCGCAAGGACGTCCTCGCCGCGGAAGGCGTGCCGGCGCCGCGCACCTGGGCCGAACTCGCCCACGACGCCCGGACCATCGCGCCCCGGCACGGACTCGACGGCTACGCGGGCCAGTTCCTGCCCTACGAGGGCCTCACCGTGAACGCGGCCGAGGCCGTGTACTCGGCGGGCGGCTCCATCCTCGGCGACGAGGGCGCCCGCGTCACCGTGAACTCGGCGGCGGCCCGCGAGGGCATCGGGTTCCTCGCGCGCGGGGTGCGCGAGGGCTGGATCCCGAAGCGGGCGCTGACGTACAAGGAGGAGGAGTCCAGGCGGGCCTTCCAGGACGGCCGGCTGCTCTTCCTGCGCAACTGGCCGTACGCGTACGTCGCCGCGTCCGCCCCGGGCTCCAAGGTCGCCGGGAAGGTCGGCGCCGTACCGCTGCCGGGACCGGACGGGCCGGGCACCAGCGTTCTCGGCGGCTCCAGCCTGGCCGTCACCACGCACGCGCGGCACCCCGACTCCGCCGCCCGCCTGATCGCGTACCTCACCGGTGAGCGCGTCCAGCGCGAGGTCCTCACGCGGGGCGCGCTGCCGCCCGTGCGCGCCTCGCTCTACGACGACCCGTCCCTGGTACGGAAGTTCCCGTATCTGCCGACCCTGCGGCAGAGCGTGCTGTCGGCCGTCCCGCGCCCCAAGAGCCCGCACTACGACCAGGTCAGCCTGGTGGTGCAGGCGGTCGTGCACGACGCGCTCACCGGGCGGCAGACGCCGGGCAGCGCGGTACGGCGGCTGGCCCGCGAGCTCGCCGCCGTCTCCCACCGGTAG
- a CDS encoding ABC transporter ATP-binding protein yields the protein MAGAVPGRAGGAPVSSTTAAPLLRAEGLVKTHHGAGAPAHAVRGVDLSVARGEFVAVTGPSGAGKSTLLHLLGGLQRPDAGSIWLDGERTDAYSEARWAVERRKRIGIVFQFFNLVSNLSVADNVELPALLAGAAPKRARAEREALLAELGLAGKERSMPGELSGGEQQRVALARALVNHPPLLLADEPAGSLDSKGTREVMRLLSRFHDRGQTILLVTHDARLASAADRVISFFDGRIADDAALDTAPSRHTGISGVLELRD from the coding sequence CTGGCTGGAGCGGTGCCAGGAAGAGCTGGAGGAGCTCCAGTGAGCAGCACCACCGCCGCTCCCCTGCTGCGGGCCGAAGGCCTGGTGAAGACCCACCACGGCGCGGGCGCCCCGGCGCACGCCGTGCGCGGGGTCGATCTGTCCGTGGCCCGGGGCGAGTTCGTGGCCGTGACCGGCCCGTCCGGCGCCGGCAAGTCGACGCTGCTGCATCTCCTCGGCGGCCTCCAGCGGCCCGACGCGGGCAGCATCTGGCTGGACGGCGAGCGGACCGACGCCTACTCCGAGGCGCGCTGGGCGGTGGAGCGCCGCAAGCGCATCGGCATCGTCTTCCAGTTCTTCAACCTGGTCTCCAACCTCTCGGTCGCCGACAACGTCGAACTGCCCGCGCTGCTCGCCGGCGCGGCGCCGAAGCGGGCGCGCGCCGAACGGGAGGCGCTCCTGGCCGAGCTGGGCCTGGCGGGCAAGGAGCGCAGCATGCCGGGCGAGCTGTCGGGCGGCGAGCAGCAGCGGGTCGCGCTGGCCCGCGCGCTGGTCAATCATCCCCCGCTGCTGCTGGCCGACGAGCCGGCCGGCAGCCTCGACAGCAAGGGCACCCGTGAGGTGATGCGCCTGCTGTCCCGCTTCCACGACCGGGGCCAGACCATCCTGCTGGTCACCCACGACGCCCGCCTGGCCAGCGCCGCGGACCGCGTCATCAGCTTCTTCGACGGCCGTATCGCCGACGACGCCGCCCTGGACACCGCCCCGTCCCGGCACACGGGGATATCGGGCGTGCTGGAACTCAGGGACTGA
- a CDS encoding PadR family transcriptional regulator, producing the protein MRLALLALLARGPAHGYELKLALEQLLGAAYPQPNVGQIYVTLGRLEKAGLIEGEEVEQSGRPNKKPYHLTDAGREALHAWYEETADEPRVRDEFFMKLALARQTGLADQITLINKQRRQYLNTMRNLSKLAAAENRDNRIAHLLIEGAMLHLQADLDWLERCQEELEELQ; encoded by the coding sequence GTGCGTCTGGCCCTCCTCGCACTCCTCGCGCGTGGCCCCGCCCACGGATACGAGCTCAAGCTGGCCCTTGAGCAACTGCTGGGCGCCGCGTACCCTCAGCCGAACGTCGGCCAGATCTACGTGACCCTCGGCCGCCTGGAGAAGGCGGGACTGATCGAGGGCGAGGAGGTCGAGCAGTCCGGTCGGCCCAACAAGAAGCCGTACCATCTCACCGACGCCGGGCGCGAGGCGCTGCACGCCTGGTACGAGGAGACGGCGGACGAGCCGCGGGTCCGGGACGAGTTCTTCATGAAGCTCGCGCTCGCCCGGCAGACCGGTCTCGCCGACCAGATCACCCTCATCAACAAGCAGCGGCGCCAGTACCTCAACACCATGCGCAACCTGTCGAAGCTGGCCGCGGCCGAGAACCGGGACAACCGCATCGCCCATCTCCTCATAGAGGGCGCGATGCTGCACCTCCAGGCCGACCTCGACTGGCTGGAGCGGTGCCAGGAAGAGCTGGAGGAGCTCCAGTGA